Proteins encoded together in one Porites lutea chromosome 2, jaPorLute2.1, whole genome shotgun sequence window:
- the LOC140925467 gene encoding forkhead box protein Q1-like — protein sequence MNEQSVKTRRSSRQTAQPKPPLSYIALISTAILSSPRKKLTLTEINKYLVDNYEFFRGSYQGWKNSVRHNLSFNKCFVKILKDPSRPWGKDNYWTVLVDLLEEYIKEDGNFRRRRKRQPRPKGKVEPYDVTEGFNVKHTTQNEKKNFDISPSPDVLTQSKGNIDLNRFSIDRLLQVEDEVRNDDKFGYQMFGGPTTAFQGMISKGKK from the coding sequence ATGAATGAGCAATCAGTGAAGACAAGAAGATCCAGCCGGCAGACAGCTCAACCAAAGCCTCCACTTTCTTACATTGCACTTATATCAACAGCGATACTCAGCTCTCCTCGTAAAAAGCTCACGTTGACCGAGATAAACAAGTACCTCGTGGATAATTACGAGTTCTTTCGAGGAAGTTATCAGGGCTGGAAAAACTCGGTGCGGCATAACCTCTCATTTAACAAGTGCTTCGTGAAAATACTGAAGGATCCATCGCGTCCATGGGGCAAGGACAATTACTGGACAGTTTTGGTGGATTTATTGGAAGAGTACATTAAAGAAGACGGGAATTTTAGGCGCAGAAGAAAACGCCAGCCTCGACCAAAAGGAAAGGTTGAGCCATATGACGTCACAGAGGGATTCAACGTTAAACACACGacacaaaacgaaaaaaagaacttCGATATCAGCCCCAGCCCAGACGTATTGACCCAAAGCAAGGGAAATATAGATCTGAACAGATTTTCCATCGATAGGCTACTGCAGGTGGAAGATGAAGTTCGGAATGACGATAAATTTGGCTATCAGATGTTTGGTGGCCCTACAACAGCGTTTCAAGGTATGATATCCAAGGGTAAAAAGTAA